One genomic window of Falco peregrinus isolate bFalPer1 chromosome 18, bFalPer1.pri, whole genome shotgun sequence includes the following:
- the CDC27 gene encoding cell division cycle protein 27 homolog isoform X3, with protein sequence MTVLQEPVQAAIWQALNHYAYRDAVFLAERLYAEVHSEEALFLLATCYYRSGKAYKAYRLLKGHSCTTPQCKYLLAKCCVDLSKLAEGEQILSGGVFNKQKSHDDIVMEFGDSACFTLSLLGHVYCKTDRLAKGSECYQKSLSLNPFLWSPFESLCEIGEKPDPDQTFKLTSLQNFSSCLPNTCTTLVSNHSISHRQPETVLMETPQDTIELNRLNLESSNSKYSSLNTDSSMSYIDSAVISPDAVPLGSGTAILSKQAQNKPKTGRSLLGGPAALSPLTPSFGILPLETPSTGDGSYLQNYTNSSSVIDVPSTGAPSKKTVSRMSQAGTKSVFSQSGNSREVTPILVAQTQSSGPQTSTTPQVLSPTIAAPPNALPRRSSRLFTSDSSTTKENSKKLKMKFPPKIPNRKTKSKTNKGGITQPNLNDSLEITKLDSSIISEGKISTVTPQIQAFTLQKAAAEGLMSLLRDMGKGYLALCSYNCKEAINILSHLPSHHYNTGWVLCQIGRAYFELAEYMQAERIFSEVRRIENYRVEGMEIYSTTLWHLQKDVALSVLSKDLTDMDKNSPEAWCAAGNCFSLQREHDIAIKFFQRAIQVDPNYAYAYTLLGHEFVLTEELDKALACFRNAIRVNPRHYNAWYGLGMIYYKQEKFSLAEMHFQKALDINPQSSVLLCHIGVVQHALKKSEKALDTLNKAISIDPKNPLCKFHRASVLFASEKYKSALQELEELKQIVPKESLVYFLIGKTPKEPITRLKRPLINVTFQMMRSQ encoded by the exons GCTGCTATATGGCAAGCACTTAACCACTATGCTTATCGCGATGCAGTGTTCCTTGCAGAAAGGCTATATGCAGAAg tgcATTCAGAGGAAGCACTGTTTTTACTGGCAACGTGTTACTACCGCTCAGGAAAGGCCTATAAAGCATACAGGCTCCTAAAGGGACACAGCTGTACTACCCCACAATGTAAATACCTGCTTGCAAAATGTTGTGTTGACCTCAGCAA gcttgcAGAAGGAGAGCAGATCTTATCTGGTGGAGTGttcaacaaacagaaaagccatgATGACATTGTTATGGAGTTTGGTGACTCTGCGTGCTTTACACTCTCCTTACTGGGACATGTCTACTG CAAGACAGACCGGCTTGCCAAAGGATCAGAATGTTACCAAAAGAGCCTTAGTTTAAATCCTTTCCTGTGGTCCCCTTTTGAATCACTATGTGAAATAG GTGAAAAACCAGACCCTGACCaaacatttaaattaacatCTCTACAGAACTTCAGCAGCTGTCTGCCTAACACTTGCACAACATTGGTATCGAATCACAGCATATCCCACAGACAGCCTGAGACTGTCCTTATGGAAACGCCGCAAGACACAATT GAGTTGAACAGACTCAACCTAGAATCCTCCAATTCAAAATATTCCTCATTGAACACAGATTCTTCGATGTCTTACATTGACTCGGCTGTAATTTCACCAGATGCTGTCCCTCTTGGGTCAGGAACTGCCATATTGTCTAAACAAGctcaaaataaaccaaaaactGGGCGGAGTTTGCTGGGGGGACCTGCAGCTTTGAGCCCGCTAACTCCAAG CTTTGGAATTTTGCCACTGGAAACCCCAAGCACTGGAGATGGATCTTATTTACAAAACTACACAAACTCTTCTTCTGTAATTGATGTGCCATCCACAGGAGCGCCTTCAAAGAAG ACTGTCAGCAGGATGAGCCAAGCTGGAACAAAATCTGTCTTCTCACAGAGTGGAAATAGCCGGGAAGTCACTCCAATTCTTGTTGCACAAACACAGAGCTCTGGCCCACAGACAAG tacaACACCTCAGGTATTGAGCCCAACAATTGCTGCTCCACCAAATGCACTGCCTCGAAGAAGCTCTCGCCTGTTTACTAGTGATAGCTCTACAACAAAG gaaaatagcaaaaaattgaaaatgaagTTTCCACCTAAGattccaaacagaaaaacaaaaagtaaaacaaataagGGAGGAATAACTCAACCAAACTTAAATGATAGTTTGGAAATTACCAAACTGGACTCTTCCAtcatttcagaaggaaaaatttcGACTGTTACACCACAGATCCAGGCTTTTACACtacagaaggcagcagcag AAGGTTTGATGAGCCTTCTTCGTGACATGGGAAAAGGTTATTTAGCCTTGTGTTCATACAACTGCAAAGAAGCgataaatattttaagccaTTTACCATCCCACCACTACAACactggctgggtgctgtgccaAATTGGGAGAGCTTACTTCGAACTTGCAGAATACATGCAG GCTGagagaatattttcagaagtaaGGAGGATTGAAAACTACAGAGTAGAAGGCATGGAGATCTATTCGACTACGCTGTGGCATCTGCAGAAAGATGTTgctctttcagttctttcaaaGGATTTGACGGACATGGATAAAAACTCACCAGAG GCTTGGTGCGCTGCAGGAAACTGTTTCAGCTTACAACGAGAACATGACATTGCAATCAAGTTCTTCCAGAGAGCCATTCAGGTTGATCCAAACTATGCTTATGCCTACACCCTGTTGGGGCACGAATTTGTGTTGACAGAAGAACTAGACAAAGCATTAGCTTGTTTCAGAAATGCGATCAGAGTCAACCCTAGACACTACAATGCATG gTACGGATTGGGAATGATTTattacaaacaggaaaaattcaGTCTAGCAGAAATGCATTTCCAGAAAGCACTTGATATTAATCCTCAGAGCTCAGTCTTACTGTGTCACATTGGAGTG GTACAGCATGCactgaaaaaatctgaaaaggcTTTGGATACTTTAAACAAAGCTATTAGCATTGACCCCAAGAACCCGCTATGCAAATTCCATAGAGCTTCTGTATtatttgcaagtgaaaaatacaaG tctgCTTTACAAGAACTTGAAGAACTGAAACAGATTGTTCCCAAAGAGTctcttgtttactttttaatagGAAAG ACCCCAAAGGAGCCAATAACCAGATTAAAGAGGCCATTGATAAACGTTACCTTCCAGATGATGAGGAGCCAATAA
- the CDC27 gene encoding cell division cycle protein 27 homolog isoform X2 gives MTVLQEPVQAAIWQALNHYAYRDAVFLAERLYAEVHSEEALFLLATCYYRSGKAYKAYRLLKGHSCTTPQCKYLLAKCCVDLSKLAEGEQILSGGVFNKQKSHDDIVMEFGDSACFTLSLLGHVYCKTDRLAKGSECYQKSLSLNPFLWSPFESLCEIGEKPDPDQTFKLTSLQNFSSCLPNTCTTLVSNHSISHRQPETVLMETPQDTIELNRLNLESSNSKYSSLNTDSSMSYIDSAVISPDAVPLGSGTAILSKQAQNKPKTGRSLLGGPAALSPLTPSFGILPLETPSTGDGSYLQNYTNSSSVIDVPSTGAPSKKTVSRMSQAGTKSVFSQSGNSREVTPILVAQTQSSGPQTSTTPQVLSPTIAAPPNALPRRSSRLFTSDSSTTKENSKKLKMKFPPKIPNRKTKSKTNKGGITQPNLNDSLEITKLDSSIISEGKISTVTPQIQAFTLQKAAAGLMSLLRDMGKGYLALCSYNCKEAINILSHLPSHHYNTGWVLCQIGRAYFELAEYMQAERIFSEVRRIENYRVEGMEIYSTTLWHLQKDVALSVLSKDLTDMDKNSPEAWCAAGNCFSLQREHDIAIKFFQRAIQVDPNYAYAYTLLGHEFVLTEELDKALACFRNAIRVNPRHYNAWYGLGMIYYKQEKFSLAEMHFQKALDINPQSSVLLCHIGVVQHALKKSEKALDTLNKAISIDPKNPLCKFHRASVLFASEKYKSALQELEELKQIVPKESLVYFLIGKVYKKLGQTHLALMNFSWAMDLDPKGANNQIKEAIDKRYLPDDEEPITQEEQISECYPYESVGTDESQESSMTDADDTQLHAVESDEF, from the exons GCTGCTATATGGCAAGCACTTAACCACTATGCTTATCGCGATGCAGTGTTCCTTGCAGAAAGGCTATATGCAGAAg tgcATTCAGAGGAAGCACTGTTTTTACTGGCAACGTGTTACTACCGCTCAGGAAAGGCCTATAAAGCATACAGGCTCCTAAAGGGACACAGCTGTACTACCCCACAATGTAAATACCTGCTTGCAAAATGTTGTGTTGACCTCAGCAA gcttgcAGAAGGAGAGCAGATCTTATCTGGTGGAGTGttcaacaaacagaaaagccatgATGACATTGTTATGGAGTTTGGTGACTCTGCGTGCTTTACACTCTCCTTACTGGGACATGTCTACTG CAAGACAGACCGGCTTGCCAAAGGATCAGAATGTTACCAAAAGAGCCTTAGTTTAAATCCTTTCCTGTGGTCCCCTTTTGAATCACTATGTGAAATAG GTGAAAAACCAGACCCTGACCaaacatttaaattaacatCTCTACAGAACTTCAGCAGCTGTCTGCCTAACACTTGCACAACATTGGTATCGAATCACAGCATATCCCACAGACAGCCTGAGACTGTCCTTATGGAAACGCCGCAAGACACAATT GAGTTGAACAGACTCAACCTAGAATCCTCCAATTCAAAATATTCCTCATTGAACACAGATTCTTCGATGTCTTACATTGACTCGGCTGTAATTTCACCAGATGCTGTCCCTCTTGGGTCAGGAACTGCCATATTGTCTAAACAAGctcaaaataaaccaaaaactGGGCGGAGTTTGCTGGGGGGACCTGCAGCTTTGAGCCCGCTAACTCCAAG CTTTGGAATTTTGCCACTGGAAACCCCAAGCACTGGAGATGGATCTTATTTACAAAACTACACAAACTCTTCTTCTGTAATTGATGTGCCATCCACAGGAGCGCCTTCAAAGAAG ACTGTCAGCAGGATGAGCCAAGCTGGAACAAAATCTGTCTTCTCACAGAGTGGAAATAGCCGGGAAGTCACTCCAATTCTTGTTGCACAAACACAGAGCTCTGGCCCACAGACAAG tacaACACCTCAGGTATTGAGCCCAACAATTGCTGCTCCACCAAATGCACTGCCTCGAAGAAGCTCTCGCCTGTTTACTAGTGATAGCTCTACAACAAAG gaaaatagcaaaaaattgaaaatgaagTTTCCACCTAAGattccaaacagaaaaacaaaaagtaaaacaaataagGGAGGAATAACTCAACCAAACTTAAATGATAGTTTGGAAATTACCAAACTGGACTCTTCCAtcatttcagaaggaaaaatttcGACTGTTACACCACAGATCCAGGCTTTTACACtacagaaggcagcagcag GTTTGATGAGCCTTCTTCGTGACATGGGAAAAGGTTATTTAGCCTTGTGTTCATACAACTGCAAAGAAGCgataaatattttaagccaTTTACCATCCCACCACTACAACactggctgggtgctgtgccaAATTGGGAGAGCTTACTTCGAACTTGCAGAATACATGCAG GCTGagagaatattttcagaagtaaGGAGGATTGAAAACTACAGAGTAGAAGGCATGGAGATCTATTCGACTACGCTGTGGCATCTGCAGAAAGATGTTgctctttcagttctttcaaaGGATTTGACGGACATGGATAAAAACTCACCAGAG GCTTGGTGCGCTGCAGGAAACTGTTTCAGCTTACAACGAGAACATGACATTGCAATCAAGTTCTTCCAGAGAGCCATTCAGGTTGATCCAAACTATGCTTATGCCTACACCCTGTTGGGGCACGAATTTGTGTTGACAGAAGAACTAGACAAAGCATTAGCTTGTTTCAGAAATGCGATCAGAGTCAACCCTAGACACTACAATGCATG gTACGGATTGGGAATGATTTattacaaacaggaaaaattcaGTCTAGCAGAAATGCATTTCCAGAAAGCACTTGATATTAATCCTCAGAGCTCAGTCTTACTGTGTCACATTGGAGTG GTACAGCATGCactgaaaaaatctgaaaaggcTTTGGATACTTTAAACAAAGCTATTAGCATTGACCCCAAGAACCCGCTATGCAAATTCCATAGAGCTTCTGTATtatttgcaagtgaaaaatacaaG tctgCTTTACAAGAACTTGAAGAACTGAAACAGATTGTTCCCAAAGAGTctcttgtttactttttaatagGAAAG gtTTATAAAAAACTGGGTCAAACACATTTGGCCCTAATGAATTTCTCATGGGCAATGGACTTAGACCCCAAAGGAGCCAATAACCAGATTAAAGAGGCCATTGATAAACGTTACCTTCCAGATGATGAGGAGCCAATAACTCAAGAAGAGCAAATCAGTGAATGTTACCCCTATGAATCAG ttggCACAGACGAATCTCAAGAGAGCAGCATGACAGATGCAGATGACACGCAGCTCCACGCAGTTGAAAGTGATGAATTTTAA
- the CDC27 gene encoding cell division cycle protein 27 homolog isoform X4, giving the protein MTVLQEPVQAAIWQALNHYAYRDAVFLAERLYAEVHSEEALFLLATCYYRSGKAYKAYRLLKGHSCTTPQCKYLLAKCCVDLSKLAEGEQILSGGVFNKQKSHDDIVMEFGDSACFTLSLLGHVYCKTDRLAKGSECYQKSLSLNPFLWSPFESLCEIGEKPDPDQTFKLTSLQNFSSCLPNTCTTLVSNHSISHRQPETVLMETPQDTIELNRLNLESSNSKYSSLNTDSSMSYIDSAVISPDAVPLGSGTAILSKQAQNKPKTGRSLLGGPAALSPLTPSFGILPLETPSTGDGSYLQNYTNSSSVIDVPSTGAPSKKTVSRMSQAGTKSVFSQSGNSREVTPILVAQTQSSGPQTSTTPQVLSPTIAAPPNALPRRSSRLFTSDSSTTKENSKKLKMKFPPKIPNRKTKSKTNKGGITQPNLNDSLEITKLDSSIISEGKISTVTPQIQAFTLQKAAAGLMSLLRDMGKGYLALCSYNCKEAINILSHLPSHHYNTGWVLCQIGRAYFELAEYMQAERIFSEVRRIENYRVEGMEIYSTTLWHLQKDVALSVLSKDLTDMDKNSPEAWCAAGNCFSLQREHDIAIKFFQRAIQVDPNYAYAYTLLGHEFVLTEELDKALACFRNAIRVNPRHYNAWYGLGMIYYKQEKFSLAEMHFQKALDINPQSSVLLCHIGVVQHALKKSEKALDTLNKAISIDPKNPLCKFHRASVLFASEKYKSALQELEELKQIVPKESLVYFLIGKTPKEPITRLKRPLINVTFQMMRSQ; this is encoded by the exons GCTGCTATATGGCAAGCACTTAACCACTATGCTTATCGCGATGCAGTGTTCCTTGCAGAAAGGCTATATGCAGAAg tgcATTCAGAGGAAGCACTGTTTTTACTGGCAACGTGTTACTACCGCTCAGGAAAGGCCTATAAAGCATACAGGCTCCTAAAGGGACACAGCTGTACTACCCCACAATGTAAATACCTGCTTGCAAAATGTTGTGTTGACCTCAGCAA gcttgcAGAAGGAGAGCAGATCTTATCTGGTGGAGTGttcaacaaacagaaaagccatgATGACATTGTTATGGAGTTTGGTGACTCTGCGTGCTTTACACTCTCCTTACTGGGACATGTCTACTG CAAGACAGACCGGCTTGCCAAAGGATCAGAATGTTACCAAAAGAGCCTTAGTTTAAATCCTTTCCTGTGGTCCCCTTTTGAATCACTATGTGAAATAG GTGAAAAACCAGACCCTGACCaaacatttaaattaacatCTCTACAGAACTTCAGCAGCTGTCTGCCTAACACTTGCACAACATTGGTATCGAATCACAGCATATCCCACAGACAGCCTGAGACTGTCCTTATGGAAACGCCGCAAGACACAATT GAGTTGAACAGACTCAACCTAGAATCCTCCAATTCAAAATATTCCTCATTGAACACAGATTCTTCGATGTCTTACATTGACTCGGCTGTAATTTCACCAGATGCTGTCCCTCTTGGGTCAGGAACTGCCATATTGTCTAAACAAGctcaaaataaaccaaaaactGGGCGGAGTTTGCTGGGGGGACCTGCAGCTTTGAGCCCGCTAACTCCAAG CTTTGGAATTTTGCCACTGGAAACCCCAAGCACTGGAGATGGATCTTATTTACAAAACTACACAAACTCTTCTTCTGTAATTGATGTGCCATCCACAGGAGCGCCTTCAAAGAAG ACTGTCAGCAGGATGAGCCAAGCTGGAACAAAATCTGTCTTCTCACAGAGTGGAAATAGCCGGGAAGTCACTCCAATTCTTGTTGCACAAACACAGAGCTCTGGCCCACAGACAAG tacaACACCTCAGGTATTGAGCCCAACAATTGCTGCTCCACCAAATGCACTGCCTCGAAGAAGCTCTCGCCTGTTTACTAGTGATAGCTCTACAACAAAG gaaaatagcaaaaaattgaaaatgaagTTTCCACCTAAGattccaaacagaaaaacaaaaagtaaaacaaataagGGAGGAATAACTCAACCAAACTTAAATGATAGTTTGGAAATTACCAAACTGGACTCTTCCAtcatttcagaaggaaaaatttcGACTGTTACACCACAGATCCAGGCTTTTACACtacagaaggcagcagcag GTTTGATGAGCCTTCTTCGTGACATGGGAAAAGGTTATTTAGCCTTGTGTTCATACAACTGCAAAGAAGCgataaatattttaagccaTTTACCATCCCACCACTACAACactggctgggtgctgtgccaAATTGGGAGAGCTTACTTCGAACTTGCAGAATACATGCAG GCTGagagaatattttcagaagtaaGGAGGATTGAAAACTACAGAGTAGAAGGCATGGAGATCTATTCGACTACGCTGTGGCATCTGCAGAAAGATGTTgctctttcagttctttcaaaGGATTTGACGGACATGGATAAAAACTCACCAGAG GCTTGGTGCGCTGCAGGAAACTGTTTCAGCTTACAACGAGAACATGACATTGCAATCAAGTTCTTCCAGAGAGCCATTCAGGTTGATCCAAACTATGCTTATGCCTACACCCTGTTGGGGCACGAATTTGTGTTGACAGAAGAACTAGACAAAGCATTAGCTTGTTTCAGAAATGCGATCAGAGTCAACCCTAGACACTACAATGCATG gTACGGATTGGGAATGATTTattacaaacaggaaaaattcaGTCTAGCAGAAATGCATTTCCAGAAAGCACTTGATATTAATCCTCAGAGCTCAGTCTTACTGTGTCACATTGGAGTG GTACAGCATGCactgaaaaaatctgaaaaggcTTTGGATACTTTAAACAAAGCTATTAGCATTGACCCCAAGAACCCGCTATGCAAATTCCATAGAGCTTCTGTATtatttgcaagtgaaaaatacaaG tctgCTTTACAAGAACTTGAAGAACTGAAACAGATTGTTCCCAAAGAGTctcttgtttactttttaatagGAAAG ACCCCAAAGGAGCCAATAACCAGATTAAAGAGGCCATTGATAAACGTTACCTTCCAGATGATGAGGAGCCAATAA
- the CDC27 gene encoding cell division cycle protein 27 homolog isoform X1 — translation MTVLQEPVQAAIWQALNHYAYRDAVFLAERLYAEVHSEEALFLLATCYYRSGKAYKAYRLLKGHSCTTPQCKYLLAKCCVDLSKLAEGEQILSGGVFNKQKSHDDIVMEFGDSACFTLSLLGHVYCKTDRLAKGSECYQKSLSLNPFLWSPFESLCEIGEKPDPDQTFKLTSLQNFSSCLPNTCTTLVSNHSISHRQPETVLMETPQDTIELNRLNLESSNSKYSSLNTDSSMSYIDSAVISPDAVPLGSGTAILSKQAQNKPKTGRSLLGGPAALSPLTPSFGILPLETPSTGDGSYLQNYTNSSSVIDVPSTGAPSKKTVSRMSQAGTKSVFSQSGNSREVTPILVAQTQSSGPQTSTTPQVLSPTIAAPPNALPRRSSRLFTSDSSTTKENSKKLKMKFPPKIPNRKTKSKTNKGGITQPNLNDSLEITKLDSSIISEGKISTVTPQIQAFTLQKAAAEGLMSLLRDMGKGYLALCSYNCKEAINILSHLPSHHYNTGWVLCQIGRAYFELAEYMQAERIFSEVRRIENYRVEGMEIYSTTLWHLQKDVALSVLSKDLTDMDKNSPEAWCAAGNCFSLQREHDIAIKFFQRAIQVDPNYAYAYTLLGHEFVLTEELDKALACFRNAIRVNPRHYNAWYGLGMIYYKQEKFSLAEMHFQKALDINPQSSVLLCHIGVVQHALKKSEKALDTLNKAISIDPKNPLCKFHRASVLFASEKYKSALQELEELKQIVPKESLVYFLIGKVYKKLGQTHLALMNFSWAMDLDPKGANNQIKEAIDKRYLPDDEEPITQEEQISECYPYESVGTDESQESSMTDADDTQLHAVESDEF, via the exons GCTGCTATATGGCAAGCACTTAACCACTATGCTTATCGCGATGCAGTGTTCCTTGCAGAAAGGCTATATGCAGAAg tgcATTCAGAGGAAGCACTGTTTTTACTGGCAACGTGTTACTACCGCTCAGGAAAGGCCTATAAAGCATACAGGCTCCTAAAGGGACACAGCTGTACTACCCCACAATGTAAATACCTGCTTGCAAAATGTTGTGTTGACCTCAGCAA gcttgcAGAAGGAGAGCAGATCTTATCTGGTGGAGTGttcaacaaacagaaaagccatgATGACATTGTTATGGAGTTTGGTGACTCTGCGTGCTTTACACTCTCCTTACTGGGACATGTCTACTG CAAGACAGACCGGCTTGCCAAAGGATCAGAATGTTACCAAAAGAGCCTTAGTTTAAATCCTTTCCTGTGGTCCCCTTTTGAATCACTATGTGAAATAG GTGAAAAACCAGACCCTGACCaaacatttaaattaacatCTCTACAGAACTTCAGCAGCTGTCTGCCTAACACTTGCACAACATTGGTATCGAATCACAGCATATCCCACAGACAGCCTGAGACTGTCCTTATGGAAACGCCGCAAGACACAATT GAGTTGAACAGACTCAACCTAGAATCCTCCAATTCAAAATATTCCTCATTGAACACAGATTCTTCGATGTCTTACATTGACTCGGCTGTAATTTCACCAGATGCTGTCCCTCTTGGGTCAGGAACTGCCATATTGTCTAAACAAGctcaaaataaaccaaaaactGGGCGGAGTTTGCTGGGGGGACCTGCAGCTTTGAGCCCGCTAACTCCAAG CTTTGGAATTTTGCCACTGGAAACCCCAAGCACTGGAGATGGATCTTATTTACAAAACTACACAAACTCTTCTTCTGTAATTGATGTGCCATCCACAGGAGCGCCTTCAAAGAAG ACTGTCAGCAGGATGAGCCAAGCTGGAACAAAATCTGTCTTCTCACAGAGTGGAAATAGCCGGGAAGTCACTCCAATTCTTGTTGCACAAACACAGAGCTCTGGCCCACAGACAAG tacaACACCTCAGGTATTGAGCCCAACAATTGCTGCTCCACCAAATGCACTGCCTCGAAGAAGCTCTCGCCTGTTTACTAGTGATAGCTCTACAACAAAG gaaaatagcaaaaaattgaaaatgaagTTTCCACCTAAGattccaaacagaaaaacaaaaagtaaaacaaataagGGAGGAATAACTCAACCAAACTTAAATGATAGTTTGGAAATTACCAAACTGGACTCTTCCAtcatttcagaaggaaaaatttcGACTGTTACACCACAGATCCAGGCTTTTACACtacagaaggcagcagcag AAGGTTTGATGAGCCTTCTTCGTGACATGGGAAAAGGTTATTTAGCCTTGTGTTCATACAACTGCAAAGAAGCgataaatattttaagccaTTTACCATCCCACCACTACAACactggctgggtgctgtgccaAATTGGGAGAGCTTACTTCGAACTTGCAGAATACATGCAG GCTGagagaatattttcagaagtaaGGAGGATTGAAAACTACAGAGTAGAAGGCATGGAGATCTATTCGACTACGCTGTGGCATCTGCAGAAAGATGTTgctctttcagttctttcaaaGGATTTGACGGACATGGATAAAAACTCACCAGAG GCTTGGTGCGCTGCAGGAAACTGTTTCAGCTTACAACGAGAACATGACATTGCAATCAAGTTCTTCCAGAGAGCCATTCAGGTTGATCCAAACTATGCTTATGCCTACACCCTGTTGGGGCACGAATTTGTGTTGACAGAAGAACTAGACAAAGCATTAGCTTGTTTCAGAAATGCGATCAGAGTCAACCCTAGACACTACAATGCATG gTACGGATTGGGAATGATTTattacaaacaggaaaaattcaGTCTAGCAGAAATGCATTTCCAGAAAGCACTTGATATTAATCCTCAGAGCTCAGTCTTACTGTGTCACATTGGAGTG GTACAGCATGCactgaaaaaatctgaaaaggcTTTGGATACTTTAAACAAAGCTATTAGCATTGACCCCAAGAACCCGCTATGCAAATTCCATAGAGCTTCTGTATtatttgcaagtgaaaaatacaaG tctgCTTTACAAGAACTTGAAGAACTGAAACAGATTGTTCCCAAAGAGTctcttgtttactttttaatagGAAAG gtTTATAAAAAACTGGGTCAAACACATTTGGCCCTAATGAATTTCTCATGGGCAATGGACTTAGACCCCAAAGGAGCCAATAACCAGATTAAAGAGGCCATTGATAAACGTTACCTTCCAGATGATGAGGAGCCAATAACTCAAGAAGAGCAAATCAGTGAATGTTACCCCTATGAATCAG ttggCACAGACGAATCTCAAGAGAGCAGCATGACAGATGCAGATGACACGCAGCTCCACGCAGTTGAAAGTGATGAATTTTAA